The Natronobacterium texcoconense genome includes the window GACGGCAGCGTCGACGAGTACTACGTCGCCTACGACGGGGAAGAGAACCGCATTACGGAACGCAAATCTTTCGGAGACGCCATCGCTCGCAGCGAGTACGACTCGTTCCCGGTCGAACGCGAGTCCAGGGAAGCCGCCGGACAGGCACCCAACGTGGCCCGACAGGCCCACGCGTTGGGTGCAGAGACGACGCTCTACGGCTACCTCGAGGATCCCGTCTTCGCGGACCTGCCGTTCGAGACTGTCTCGATGGGCGAACCGGCACGGATCGACGTGTTCGCGTTCGAAGACGACGACCTCCTGCTCTCGGAGCGATCGGAGACGGTCGGGAACTGGACGCTCGAGGACCTCACGGAAGCGACGGGCGAGAAGCCACGCGACGCGCTGGCGGCCGACGCGCTCTGCTGTGGCAACTGGGCGTCGATCGAGGGGCTGACCGACGCGCTGGCGACGCTCGCGGACGGTCCGCTCGAGGCCGATACCTTCGTCCTCGATCCAGGGCCAGTGAGCGTCAGATCGAGCGACGACGTCTCGCGGCTGCTCGAGGTGCTCGGGGACCTCGAGTCGCGGACCGACGTCGTCTACAGCGTCAACCGGGCGGAACTCGAGGCGACGGTCACTGCGATCTCGAGCGGAGAGGCAGGAGAGGACGATGAGAACCTCCGAACGGTACGCGAGACCGCCGAAATCACGGCTGCCGTGCTCCACGAGTCCGAGGTGGCGTCCGCGGCGACGCGGGAAGGTGTGATCGCCCTCAAGAACCTCTCGGTCGACGAGCCGCGGCGACGGACCGGGGCTGGGGATCGGTTCAGCGCCGGAGTCGCTGTCGGGCTGGCACGCGACTGGGAGTGGGAGACGGTCCTCGCGCTCGGCAACTGCTGTGCGGCCTACTACGTCGAGACGGCGAGGACGGGGGACCGGGACGATCTGCGTGCGTTTCTGGCGGAAGAGCGTAGACGGGGGTGATCCCGGTCGGGAAGAACGAAAGGGGGCTTCAGTGCTCCAGCGTTAGCGTCGTTGGCGTCTCGTTCTCGATGTTGTCGCCGACGGGACAGCGTCGTTCGACCTCGGCGAGCCACTCCTCGAGTACCTC containing:
- a CDS encoding PfkB family carbohydrate kinase, producing MGYNALAERLASEADPRRVTAFPDGSVDEYYVAYDGEENRITERKSFGDAIARSEYDSFPVERESREAAGQAPNVARQAHALGAETTLYGYLEDPVFADLPFETVSMGEPARIDVFAFEDDDLLLSERSETVGNWTLEDLTEATGEKPRDALAADALCCGNWASIEGLTDALATLADGPLEADTFVLDPGPVSVRSSDDVSRLLEVLGDLESRTDVVYSVNRAELEATVTAISSGEAGEDDENLRTVRETAEITAAVLHESEVASAATREGVIALKNLSVDEPRRRTGAGDRFSAGVAVGLARDWEWETVLALGNCCAAYYVETARTGDRDDLRAFLAEERRRG